In Vicia villosa cultivar HV-30 ecotype Madison, WI unplaced genomic scaffold, Vvil1.0 ctg.000041F_1_1_1, whole genome shotgun sequence, the following are encoded in one genomic region:
- the LOC131622730 gene encoding rhomboid-like protein 19: MSTPSLPVSQSQGTRTLSSVSVSGFTRLCKGLALVLVAAHLVLNFFPSAITYVALIPARTIPFAWNLITAGYVEQTVHGVVISIVCLLFIGKLLEPVWGPREFLKFIFIVNTLTSVCIFITAIALYYITRQEIYLYTPLSGFHGVISGFLVSIKQIIPDQEIPFLKIKMKWLASISLLCCIALSFWIIEATTYLPTVIFGTYMSWIYLRYWQKKPETKLKGDPSEDFAFSTFFPEFLRPVIDPIASIFHRLLCGRSDASDDAEDYNVGSEPLPGSDPIEASRRRERGARALEERLANERLATSRSAGELHTSAAGNV; the protein is encoded by the exons ATGAGCACGCCTTCTCTTCCAGTCTCACAGTCACAG GGCACAAGAACGTTATCGTCTGTGTCGGTGTCTGGATTCACTCGACTCTGCAAAGGTCTCGCTCTCGTCCTCGTTGCAGCGCACCTTGTTCTCAACTTTTTTCCTTCTGCTATCACCTACGTCGCCCTCATTCCCGCCAG GACAATACCATTTGCGTGGAACCTCATTACAGCTGGCTACGTTGAGCAAACTGTACATGGG GTAGTTATCAGCATAGTTTGTCTTCTGTTCATTGGCAAGCTACTTGAACCAGTATGGGGTCCCAGGGAGTTTCTAAAGTTCATTTTTATAGTTAACACCTTAACTTCTGTGTGCATTTTCATCACTGCTATTGCGTTATACTACATTACAAGGCAGGAGATTTATCT GTATACGCCACTTTCTGGATTTCATGGAGTTATATCAGGCTTCTTGGTTAGCATCAAGCAAATTATACCAGATCAAGAGATTCCTTTCCTCAAGAtaaaaatgaag TGGCTAGCTTCTATCAGTTTATTATGTTGTATTGCTCTGAGCTTCTGGATAATAGAGGCAACAACATATCTCCCAACTGTTATATTTGGTACATATATGAGCTGGATTTACCTGAGATACTGGCAGAAAAAGCCAGAAACAAAGCTTAAGGGTGACCCAAGTGAGGATTTTGCATTCTCAACATTTTTCCCAGAGTTTTTAAG ACCGGTAATAGATCCTATTGCGTCAATATTTCATCGATTGCTCTGTGGAAGATCTGATGCTTCTGATGATGCTGAAGATTACAATGTTGGAAGCGAACCATTGCCAGGTTCTGACCCTATTGAGGCATCTAGGAGACG AGAAAGAGGTGCCAGAGCACTAGAAGAAAGGTTGGCGAACGAGAGGTTGGCTACTTCACGGAGTGCAGGGGAGTTGCATACAAGTGCTGCAGGAAATGTATAA
- the LOC131622729 gene encoding uncharacterized protein LOC131622729 — MATVTAPPLFPFAMTATSSGKKKKKNHQKQRALGNFGHFGQVVRKDMDFLKRGFNNGVAWANDAFRIPQITKKIDEVVWLRNLEDPLASNFSTPSWPEPWYPGLSGVDLLMSDLKALEAYASYFYHSSKIWSKPLPEAYDPQDVAHYFNARPHVVALRMLEVFSSFASAAVSIRASGLRKFLPINADGDVDDKTSEYNFGLVLKETMLNLGPTFIKVGQSLSTRPDIIGVEMSKALSELHDQIPPFPRTVAMKILEEELGAPLESFFSYISEEPIAAASFGQVYFARTIDGVNVAVKVQRPNLRHVVVRDIYILRLGLGLLQKIAKRKSDPRLYADELGRGFVGELDYTLEAANALKFREVHSSFSFMHVPKIFLHLSKKRVLTMEWMVGESPTDLFSVSTGKVSEYSDRQRLDAKRRLLDLVSKGVEATLVQLLETGLLHADPHPGNLRYTSSGQIGFLDFGLICQMEKRHQFAMLASIVHIVNGDWASLVRALIDMDMVRPGTNIRLVTMELEHALGEVEFKDGIPDVKFSRVLGKIWSVAFKYHFRMPAYYTLVLRSLASFEGLALAADRNFKTFEAAYPYVVRKLLTENSSATRKILHSVLLNQKKEFQWKRLSVFLRVGATKKALQLAASSSVTSSKHSPNKATGTFDVAYLILKLLPSKDGAALRRLLMTADGASLVRAMVSKEGKTIRQQLCKVIADALCQWMIKFFGQGVTDTQYPRVMLANGPSNKESGRSARSSTPSYDDYNSIFRDRRLRVIFSKIVKSASSSKALMLRFFWSSLVIMITASALACHRVVLSLSEAYLGSIFDAPKRKKYAVSA; from the exons ATGGCGACGGTGACAGCACCTCCGTTATTTCCCTTTGCAATGACCGCTACGTCCTCcggcaaaaagaagaagaagaatcatcaGAAGCAACGAGCACTGGGGAATTTCGGTCACTTCGGGCAAGTTGTTCGCAAGGATATGGATTTCCTCAAAAGAGGATTTAACAATGGCGTTGCGTGGGCCAACGACGCTTTTCGTATTCCTCAGATTACgaagaaaattgatgaagttgtttggCTTCGTAATCTCGAAGACCCTCTTGCTTCTAATTTTTCCACCCCTTCTTGGCCAGAGCCTTGGTACCCAG GACTGTCTGGAGTAGATTTGCTTATGTCTGATCTGAAGGCCTTAGAAGCATATGCTAGTTACTTCTATCATTCATCTAAGATTTGGTCAAAGCCACTGCCTGAAGCTTATGATCCCCAGGATGTTGCACACTATTTCAATGCCAGGCCCCATGTTGTGGCCCTTCGTATGCTTGAG GTATTTTCGTCCTTTGCCTCTGCCGCGGTCAGTATTCGAGCTTCAGGGCTTAGAAAGTTTCTACCAATAAATGCAGATGGGGATGTGGATGATAAAACATCTGAATATAATTTTGGATTGGTGTTAAAGGAAACAATGCTTAATCTCGGCCCCACCTTTATAAAAG TTGGTCAGTCGCTTTCCACAAGGCCAGATATCATCGGTGTTGAGATGTCCAAG GCATTGTCAGAATTGCATGATCAAATCCCTCCTTTTCCCAGGACTGTTGCTATGAAGATTCTTGAGGAAGAATTAGGAGCTCCTCTTGAATCATTTTTCAGTTACATTTCTGAGGAACCTATAGCAGCCGCATCATTTGGTCAG GTTTACTTTGCCCGTACTATTGATGGTGTTAATGTTGCTGTAAAAGTTCAGCGTCCTAATTTGCGTCACGTGGTGGTGCGGGATATCTACATTCTTCGTCTTGGG TTGGGGCTGCTGCAAAAGATTGCCAAGAGAAAGAGTGATCCACGCCTTTATGCTGACGAGCTCGGGAGAGGTTTTGTTGGTGAATTGGATTACACTTTAGAGGCTGCAAATGCATTGAAGTTTCGG GAAGTTcactcatcattttctttcatgCACGTgccaaaaatatttttacatttaaGTAAAAAGAGAGTTCTGACCATGGAGTGGATGGTTGGTGAAAGCCCAACTGATTTGTTCTCTGTATCTACTGGAAAGGTCTCTGAATATTCAGATAGGCAAAGATTAGATGCAAAAAGACGTCTTCTTGATCTG GTCAGTAAAGGCGTTGAAGCAACATTGGTGCAACTTCTTGAAACAGGCTTATTACATGCTGATCCACATCCTGGCAACCTACGCTACACTTCGTCAGGACAAATAGG GTTTCTGGATTTTGGGTTGATCTGTCAAATGGAAAAAAGGCATCAATTTGCTATGCTTGCTTCAATAGTTCATATAGTAAATGGTGACTGGGCTTCCCTTGTCCGAGCTCTGATCGATATGGATATGGTGAGACCAGGGACAAATATCCGGCTTGTTACCATG gaactgGAACATGCCTTAGGGGAAGTAGAATTTAAGGATGGAATTCCTGATGTGAAATTCAGCAGG GTTCTGGGAAAGATTTGGTCTGTAGCATTCAAGTATCATTTCCGTATGCCAGCATATTATACACTTGTCTTAAGATCCTTAGCCTCCTTCGAAG GTTTGGCTCTAGCTGCTGAtagaaacttcaagacttttgaaGCCGCCTACCCGTACGTTGTTCGGAAACTTCTAACAGAAAACTCATCTGCAACAAGGAAAATATTGCACTCG GTTCTTCTAAATCAAAAAAAGGAGTTCCAATGGAAAAGGCTTTCCGTGTTCTTGAGGGTGGGGGCGACTAA GAAAGCCTTGCAACTAGCAGCTTCAAGTAGTGTGACTTCCTCTAAACATTCACCAAATAAGGCCACTGGTACatttgatgttgcatacttgatcTTAAAGCTTTTACCATCCAAAGATGGCGCTGCTTTAAGAAGACTTCTCATGACTGCT GATGGAGCTTCATTAGTCAGAGCAATGGTTTCAAAGGAGGGAAAGACCATCCGCCAACAACTTTGCAAGGTCATAGCCGATGCGCTGTGCCAATGGATGATTAAATTTTTTGGACAAGGAGTTACAGACACTCAGTATCCCAGGGTGATGTTGGCCAATGGACCTAGCAACAAAGAATCTGGTCGATCCGCTCGATCATCCACACCTTCATATGATGATTATAACTCCATCTTTAGAGATCGGCGACTTCGAGTGATATTTTCAAAGATTGTGAAATCTGCAAGCAGTAGTAAAGCATTGATGTTGCGGTTCTTTTGGTCTTCCCTTGTTATAATGATTACAGCTTCAGCTTTGGCTTGCCACAGGGTTGTTCTGTCTCTCTCCGAGGCTTACTTGGGTTCGATATTCGATGCACCCAAGCGTAAAAAATATGCCGTCAGTGCATGA